The Trichosurus vulpecula isolate mTriVul1 chromosome 3, mTriVul1.pri, whole genome shotgun sequence genome includes a window with the following:
- the VSTM2B gene encoding V-set and transmembrane domain-containing protein 2B: MEQRGPISALRYLLLHAPLLLIANATFTEVPKDVTVREGEDIEMPCAFRASGSTSYSLEIQWWYLKDPPRELAHELALSVPGSRNKVTNKDATKISTVRVQGNDISHRLRLSAVRRQDEGVYECRVSECRVSDYSDDETQEHKAQALLRVLSRFAPPDMQAAEAVSHIQSSGPRRHGAAGRATSEPGRDKRPPGGTGAASAANAAPAAAAAAGAAAAGAAAGAGNEAAEASAANAAATTAAAAAAAATAASSASPPPGRAVILRQRHGSGTGPIYATDPFLYMFLLALHKLIHLLVNH, from the exons ATGGAACAGCGGGGACCGATCAGCGCCCTCCGATACCTGCTGCTGCATGCCCCGCTGCTCCTCATAGCCAACG CTACATTCACCGAAGTCCCCAAAGATGTGACTGTTAGGGAGGGAGAAGATATTGAGATGCCCTGTGCTTTCCGGGCGAGTGGATCAACCTCCTACTCGCTGGAGATCCAGTGGTGGTATCTTAAAGACCCGCCCCGGGAGCTGGCCCACGAATTAGCGCTCAGTGTCCCCGGCAGCAGAAACAAG GTAACAAATAAGGATGCAACCAAAATCAGC ACGGTGCGGGTACAGGGCAATGACATCTCGCACCGGCTGCGGCTGTCGGCCGTGCGGCGGCAGGACGAAGGCGTGTACGAATGCCGGGTGTCGGAATGCCGGGTGTCGGACTACAGCGACGACGAGACGCAGGAGCACAAGGCCCAGGCGCTGCTGCGGGTGCTGTCGCGCTTCGCGCCGCCGGACATGCAGGCCGCCGAGGCCGTGTCTCACATCCAGAGCAGCGGCCCGCGCCGCCACGGGGCCGCCGGCCGGGCCACCTCCGAGCCTGGCCGCGACAAGCGGCCCCCGGGGGGAACCGGGGCCGCCAGCGCCGCCAACGCcgccccagcagcagcagcagccgcggGAGCAGCAGCCGCGGGAGCAGCGGCCGGAGCCGGGAACGAGGCTGCGGAGGCCTCAGCAGCCAACGCCGCCGCCACCACCGCAgctgcagccgccgccgccgccaccgccgcctcCTCGGCCTCGCCTCCTCCGGGCAGGGCAGTCATCCTCCGCCAGAGGCATGGCTCGG